The sequence below is a genomic window from Paroedura picta isolate Pp20150507F chromosome 12, Ppicta_v3.0, whole genome shotgun sequence.
ccccaagcagctggatgggtctctccattgcaacgaatctacccagattcgttacaatgggtctgtttttttttttttaaaaaaaaccttccttaaagggaaaggggctgtttgggagcatgctaacggctgcccattggctgcttgacggccaggggcgggacgagcttggcaatagcgcttcctttctagcgatttctgccgagaccggaagcctgtgggaaacgctaaaaaacgcaactgattccactacaaagccaggtatgcaaaacgacgaattccactattttaaatggcgatttttcattcagtgaccaatttgcaacaaagatccccgtgcaaaaaggccctgtaTGTTGTCTTTTCAGGGGCTACAGGAATATGCTGCCTGCCAGTCTTTTGCCTTCATGAAAGGCGTTGGCACCTTTATTACAGGTAAGCCCACCCCCAAATTTACCCCTTAGGGTCAGTAGGTTGTAAAATTACAGTGCTGCAGATAAGTGCCCAGAGTGACAGTTGTATAAATTCTTCAGACTTAACTAATCATTGAAGTGGTCCTTCAGTGGTGAGGGATCGTGTGGCTGAATTTTCCtccattcaaaataaattcctttCTCATCGAAGGCTAGAACATTAGGGGAGAAAGTCAGGGTAGAACTTCCAACTCTGCAATTTACATGCCGCTTACAGGGAATAGTTTGGTCCGGAGGAACCTTCCATCCTGTGGCTGCCCATCTGCCCTCTAGCACAAGCggcccagacttccttggtgaaGCCAAGAGTGTAAGCCTTAAGGCCCCACCCTCACCTGGTGTGCTCACCTCCTGTTGATCATGTCGATCTTCTGCATTCTTAAAGCAGGGTGCAAAATGACAGAAGCCACTGAGAACAGACTTATAAAGAACAGCAAACAGATAGGTAAAAATGTACATCACACCATCCAGGGGGGAGAACTCAAAAGACAGGCGAACAAAAGGCTCTCCAAGGAGCAGGCTAGTTTAAACCCTGCTGGTTTGAACTAGCCTGGAGGATGATGCAAAACTTCCTTGGATGCTTACTGTTCCTCCCTCCACACTCCTCGCTGTGCCAGTACTGCCAACATAGGATGGGAAGCTAAGTGCCAATTCAGCACAAGCCAAAGATCGTCAAGCacatcctttccttctttctctatcAAGCACATTCTTTCCTTTAAGATCTCACAGCTCAATGACACCCTCACTTTCCAGCCAGCAATTTCTGCCTTGTGGGGACCCTGTGGGAGTTTGGGGGTGGTGCTGGTTATGGTGCAAGGGATAATCTGAACCTCTGTGTCTGTCTGAATAGGCACCGGGATGGCCTTTGCGCTTCAGAAATTCATCCGGAAGATGCCCTACTCCTTCCAGTGGAATATTCTTGTTTCCTTGGGTTGGTATTTCAGGAAATTGAATTCTGAAGATTCTCTTTTCTCCCCAACCCACCACCAGTGACTTCCTGTGACCTTGCCTAGCCTCTGTTTTCCAACCGAAAGCTTAGTACCTAAAACATCCGCTGTATAGCTTACATGCAttttaggagggaggggagaatccaAAATTCTATGCATGGCCTATTGTTAAATTCATTCCTGTTTTTGAATTCAGAGGGTTTTATATAACACTTCACTTTGTTTCCTGTGCATTCGTGATACTAGAATGTGGTCTAAAACATCACTTGGTTTAGCTAAGGCTGCAAAATCTGATGCATGCCTACTTGGGACTGCCCTACCCAATTCAGAATCCTAAGTAAAATCTTTGCAGCTTTCCTTTAAAGGCTTTCCAGTTGGTCAACATTCTTTTCTGTGCCTGCAGTTGTGGGTTCAGTTGCCAGCTATGCAGTAACCCGGTGGGAAACCCAGAAGTGTTCTAATTTATGGATCTTCCTGGAGACTGGAGAGCTCCCCCAGGATGTGGCCAGAGGTGAGCAGAGTGGGGAAGTTGGAAAGATAGACCTGAAGAGGGTAGATAAGAAGAATTGAAATGATCTTGTAATggaagcaccttccctttcctctccccacaacagataccctgtgaggggggtgaggctgagagagccctgatatcactgctcggtcagaacagctttaccagcgctgtggcgagcccaaggtcacccagctggctgcatgtgggggagcggggaatcaaacccggctcgcctcctaaccactacaccaaatggctcttctctcttcttcttaataCTTCCATGGAATTCCCTTTCATAATTCGTTGGCAGTAGATCCAAGGAAATCACTTCAGCATCTAATGCATAGTTTAACTTGTGGCATTTATTCCCATAAATGCGGGTGTGAGTAAGGgtgattttgaatttctcatccaTTGCTATTTCAGCACCCCAAACCCCTTTTTGATTTCTTCTCATGCAAATCGGATTTTTGGATCTTTTTTATTGTCCCCTTTTTGTTCCCATACAAACAATCCTTGTAGAATGCATGCACTTTTCAACACTGATCGTGTATCAATACCTGTACATTATATTTTGCACTTATAAATGATCCGCATTACACATATAAATTGGAAACCCAACAACTACAATCAGAGAACATGATAAAAATATATGTGCCTGGGCTCTGGAACTCCCTTCCTGCAGCAGTTCATGAGattcagtgttttttttccccttttgcttttCCAGGTTCTCTTTTTGTTTGTTCCAATAGACAGAAATGTATGTTTGTTTTGCTCTTGATTCTATTGCTGGCTTTACTGTAGTGCTGGTTTTATAGGGTACAAAAAGGCTTAGGATGCCATTTGAAGGTTGATATTAAAATTGCGAATGggttattacattttaaaaattaaaatggggaAATTGGACTCTTTGTATTTGAGCTGTTTGTTCATTATTGTTAGGAATGCTGGTTCAACAGAACTGCCATGATCAGTAGCAGTGTATCACATTCCTACCCTGCTAATGAGTGGGCCAGGAGCACATAAATTGGGAGCCAGATGCTGGATATGATGGTCTCACCAATGGGGCACATTTCTTTTGTTTAAACATATTTGCTTTACTGGTTGTTTTGGGTAGCAAAATTGGTTGTGT
It includes:
- the TMEM141 gene encoding transmembrane protein 141, whose amino-acid sequence is MVNLGLSRVDDAVAAKHPGLQEYAACQSFAFMKGVGTFITGTGMAFALQKFIRKMPYSFQWNILVSLVVGSVASYAVTRWETQKCSNLWIFLETGELPQDVAREKGPTQDPKEKTQTGEKKNKYGDIVN